The Canis lupus baileyi chromosome 11, mCanLup2.hap1, whole genome shotgun sequence genome includes a window with the following:
- the LOC140600319 gene encoding activator of 90 kDa heat shock protein ATPase homolog 2-like, with the protein MAMHMTELFDTTIEQLYNIFTTKDLVQQFSISPAVLEAEKGGKFQIFDGNITGEYIESLTNKNIVMKWRCGNCQKVCY; encoded by the exons ATGGCAATGCACATGACAGAACTGTTTGACACAACTATAGAGCAACTGTACAACATCTTCACCACAAAAGAT TTGGTGCAACAATTTTCTATATCTCCTGCGGTATTAGAAGCTGAGAAGGGGGGGAAATTCCAAATATTTGATGGGAACATCACTGGTGAATATATAGAATCG ttgacaaataaaaatattgtcatGAAATGGAGATGTGGGAACTGCCAGAAGGTATGTTATTAG
- the C11H2orf74 gene encoding uncharacterized protein C2orf74 homolog isoform X2, with protein sequence MSSQSKVEETEKVPCIDGNGGEKCVAAANVETNNTGDQEKTLVTQIIDLNAPTRPGILVQRRSKDVEDTPLENKEEMEDKEDKMKEKQEPKNVKGNGEEDDDIQKPPTPLTKTHSVVENQKRPLKGVTFSREVIVVDLGKEYPPAPRSYTREHKERK encoded by the exons TTCCCAAAGCAAAgttgaagagacagaaaaagttCCTTGTATAGATGGTAATGGAGGTGAAAAATGTGTAGCTGCTGCTAATGTGGAGACAAACAATACAGGAGACCAAGAAAA GACTCTCGTAACACAAATCATAGACTTGAATGCACCCACAAGGCCTGGCATTCTTGTCCAGAGACGGAGTAAAGACGTGGAGGACACACCTTTAGAAAACAAAGAGGAGATGGAGGACAAGGAagacaaaatgaaagagaagcaaGAGCCTAAGAATGTTAAAGGGAATGGCGAAGAG GATGACGATATCCAAAAACCACCCACACCTCTCACTAAAACTCATTCAGTTGttgaaaaccagaaaagacctttAAAAGGAGTGACATTTTCTAGGGAAGTAATTGTTGTGGACCTTGGAAAGGAATACCCCCCGGCACCTCGAAGCTATACTCGAgaacataaagagagaaaatga
- the C11H2orf74 gene encoding uncharacterized protein C2orf74 homolog isoform X1, giving the protein MSFETTAITFFILLLICFVCIFLLLVVFLYKCSQSKVEETEKVPCIDGNGGEKCVAAANVETNNTGDQEKTLVTQIIDLNAPTRPGILVQRRSKDVEDTPLENKEEMEDKEDKMKEKQEPKNVKGNGEEDDDIQKPPTPLTKTHSVVENQKRPLKGVTFSREVIVVDLGKEYPPAPRSYTREHKERK; this is encoded by the exons ATGAGCTTTGAAACCACAGCAATCACTTTCTTCATCCTCCTTCTAATTTGCTTCGTTTGCATCTTCCTTTTATTGGtggtttttttatataaatg TTCCCAAAGCAAAgttgaagagacagaaaaagttCCTTGTATAGATGGTAATGGAGGTGAAAAATGTGTAGCTGCTGCTAATGTGGAGACAAACAATACAGGAGACCAAGAAAA GACTCTCGTAACACAAATCATAGACTTGAATGCACCCACAAGGCCTGGCATTCTTGTCCAGAGACGGAGTAAAGACGTGGAGGACACACCTTTAGAAAACAAAGAGGAGATGGAGGACAAGGAagacaaaatgaaagagaagcaaGAGCCTAAGAATGTTAAAGGGAATGGCGAAGAG GATGACGATATCCAAAAACCACCCACACCTCTCACTAAAACTCATTCAGTTGttgaaaaccagaaaagacctttAAAAGGAGTGACATTTTCTAGGGAAGTAATTGTTGTGGACCTTGGAAAGGAATACCCCCCGGCACCTCGAAGCTATACTCGAgaacataaagagagaaaatga
- the C11H2orf74 gene encoding uncharacterized protein C2orf74 homolog isoform X3, translated as MSFETTAITFFILLLICFVCIFLLLVVFLYKCSQSKVEETEKVPCIDGNGGEKCVAAANVETNNTGDQEKTLVTQIIDLNAPTRPGILVQRRSKDVEDTPLENKEEMEDKEDKMKEKQEPKNVKGNGEENPRILELAESLEII; from the exons ATGAGCTTTGAAACCACAGCAATCACTTTCTTCATCCTCCTTCTAATTTGCTTCGTTTGCATCTTCCTTTTATTGGtggtttttttatataaatg TTCCCAAAGCAAAgttgaagagacagaaaaagttCCTTGTATAGATGGTAATGGAGGTGAAAAATGTGTAGCTGCTGCTAATGTGGAGACAAACAATACAGGAGACCAAGAAAA GACTCTCGTAACACAAATCATAGACTTGAATGCACCCACAAGGCCTGGCATTCTTGTCCAGAGACGGAGTAAAGACGTGGAGGACACACCTTTAGAAAACAAAGAGGAGATGGAGGACAAGGAagacaaaatgaaagagaagcaaGAGCCTAAGAATGTTAAAGGGAATGGCGAAGAG aatCCTAGGATTTTAGAGCTGGCGGAGTCCTTGGAGATCATCTAG